A region from the Enterobacter roggenkampii genome encodes:
- a CDS encoding phage terminase large subunit family protein yields the protein MSALATALTLKRDTGHLIKAPRRMPVSVAVAKYMRVPTSGGNSVPWDPMVAPYVLEPMDCLASREYDAVIFVGPARTGKTNGLIDGWVVYNIVCDPSDMLLVQMTQDKAQEHSKKRLARTFRCSPEVRKNLSPRRNDNNVHDKYFLSGSFLKIGWPSINVMSSSDFKCVALTDYDRFPEDIDGEGDGFSLASKRTTTFMSAGMTLVESSPGRDIRDSKWRRKSPHEAPPTTGILSLYNRGDRRRWYWPCPHCGEYFQPAMESMTGYRDEPDPVKASEAAHLLCPHCSGIITADKKRELNGAGVWLREGQSIDRDGNVSGEPRRSRIASFWMEGPAAAYQTWAQLVYKLLTAEQEYEATGSEETLKAVINTDWGLPYLPRAASEQRRADVLMQRAEDYGKRLVPPKVRFLLAAVDVQGGKKRRFVVQIIGYGENGERWLVDRYNIRQSLRCNEHGEAEPIHPGAYPEDWQLLVSDVLEKTYALQSDPARRMPVLAMAVDSGGEEGVTDNAYKFWRQCRRDGLGKRVYLVKGDSTKRQKIITKTHPNNTERSDRRADARGEVPVYLLQTDLLKDQLSNNLDRETPGGGYIHFPDWLGEWFYEELTYEERGVDGKWRKPGKGANEAFDLFCYAHAVAVLRGYEKIRDWEKPPAWAEPQDLNPNIHEGECPREITVKKTKPVQSPVQAEPEKDTALSGSWLGSSGKGGWL from the coding sequence ATGTCGGCACTGGCGACCGCCCTCACATTGAAACGTGACACCGGACACCTGATTAAAGCGCCACGCAGAATGCCTGTATCAGTGGCGGTAGCAAAATATATGCGTGTCCCCACCTCCGGAGGTAATTCCGTCCCCTGGGATCCGATGGTGGCACCTTATGTTCTGGAGCCTATGGACTGCCTGGCATCCCGTGAATACGACGCCGTGATATTCGTCGGACCTGCCCGAACGGGTAAAACAAATGGTCTGATTGACGGATGGGTGGTTTACAACATCGTCTGTGATCCGTCCGATATGCTGCTGGTGCAAATGACACAGGATAAGGCACAGGAGCACTCAAAAAAGCGTCTTGCCCGAACATTTCGCTGCAGTCCGGAAGTCAGAAAAAACCTGAGCCCCCGGCGTAATGACAACAACGTTCACGATAAGTATTTCCTTTCAGGTAGCTTCCTGAAGATTGGCTGGCCATCCATCAATGTCATGTCGTCATCAGATTTTAAGTGTGTGGCGCTGACGGATTATGACCGATTCCCTGAGGATATTGATGGCGAGGGCGACGGCTTCTCACTGGCCTCCAAACGTACAACCACCTTCATGTCCGCCGGGATGACGCTTGTAGAGAGTTCTCCGGGGCGTGATATTCGTGACAGCAAATGGCGCCGCAAGTCTCCTCATGAAGCTCCACCGACGACCGGTATTCTTTCCCTGTACAACCGTGGCGATCGCCGCCGCTGGTACTGGCCGTGTCCGCACTGCGGTGAATATTTTCAGCCTGCTATGGAGTCCATGACCGGCTACCGTGATGAACCGGATCCGGTTAAAGCCAGTGAGGCGGCACACCTGCTTTGCCCGCACTGCAGCGGCATTATCACTGCGGATAAAAAGCGCGAGCTTAACGGCGCAGGAGTCTGGTTGCGGGAAGGGCAGAGTATTGACCGTGACGGCAATGTATCCGGCGAACCGCGGCGATCGCGCATAGCCAGTTTCTGGATGGAAGGACCCGCAGCCGCTTATCAGACCTGGGCGCAGCTGGTGTACAAGCTGCTGACAGCTGAGCAGGAGTATGAGGCCACTGGCAGCGAAGAAACCCTCAAGGCGGTAATCAATACCGATTGGGGGCTACCATACCTGCCGCGCGCAGCCAGCGAACAGCGGCGCGCCGATGTGCTGATGCAGCGGGCGGAGGATTACGGTAAGCGCCTGGTCCCGCCTAAGGTGCGTTTCCTGCTGGCGGCCGTTGACGTCCAGGGCGGCAAAAAGCGCCGTTTCGTCGTGCAGATTATCGGTTATGGCGAAAACGGTGAACGATGGCTGGTGGATCGCTACAACATCCGCCAGTCGCTGCGCTGCAATGAGCATGGCGAGGCGGAGCCGATCCACCCGGGCGCGTATCCGGAGGACTGGCAACTGCTGGTCTCCGATGTGCTGGAAAAAACGTATGCGCTGCAGTCTGACCCGGCGCGGCGTATGCCGGTGCTGGCGATGGCCGTCGACAGCGGCGGTGAAGAAGGCGTGACGGACAACGCGTATAAATTCTGGCGACAGTGTCGGCGTGACGGCCTGGGTAAACGTGTTTACCTGGTTAAGGGCGACAGCACAAAGCGTCAGAAAATCATTACCAAAACCCACCCGAATAATACTGAACGCAGCGACCGTCGCGCCGACGCGCGCGGCGAGGTGCCGGTGTATCTGCTTCAGACTGACCTGCTTAAGGACCAACTCAGCAACAACCTGGACCGCGAAACCCCCGGTGGCGGATACATCCATTTTCCTGACTGGCTGGGGGAGTGGTTCTACGAGGAACTGACCTATGAAGAACGCGGTGTTGATGGCAAATGGCGAAAACCCGGCAAGGGTGCCAACGAAGCCTTTGACCTGTTCTGCTATGCCCACGCCGTGGCGGTCCTGCGCGGTTACGAAAAAATTCGCGACTGGGAAAAACCGCCAGCATGGGCTGAGCCACAGGATCTCAATCCAAATATTCATGAAGGGGAATGCCCCCGGGAGATAACCGTGAAAAAAACAAAACCTGTGCAGTCGCCTGTCCAGGCTGAACCTGAAAAGGACACAGCCCTCTCCGGCAGTTGGCTCGGGTCTTCCGGTAAGGGAGGCTGGTTGTAG
- a CDS encoding DUF1441 family protein, translated as MDHELKRLQLNVSQLAALSGVHRQTVSSRLKNVRPAGGNDSNLKLYGLTDVLAELMKMPAPVAEGEMEPQDRKAWYQSERERLKFEQEVGELIPASDVAREFAEMAKAMIQVLETLPDILERDCALNPATVSRVQSIIDDLRDEIARRVMSDEEKAEEDILEEE; from the coding sequence ATGGATCATGAATTAAAGCGACTGCAGCTTAACGTAAGCCAGCTGGCGGCCTTGTCCGGTGTGCATCGCCAGACTGTGTCATCCAGGCTGAAAAATGTCCGTCCGGCAGGTGGCAACGACAGCAACCTGAAACTGTATGGCCTGACAGATGTCCTTGCTGAGCTGATGAAAATGCCTGCCCCGGTAGCTGAAGGAGAAATGGAGCCTCAGGACCGTAAAGCCTGGTATCAGTCAGAGCGTGAAAGGCTGAAGTTTGAACAGGAAGTAGGAGAGCTTATTCCCGCTTCAGATGTTGCACGCGAGTTTGCCGAAATGGCGAAGGCCATGATTCAGGTTCTTGAGACGTTGCCGGATATTCTTGAGCGCGATTGTGCGCTTAATCCTGCAACGGTTTCCCGCGTCCAGTCGATTATTGACGATCTCCGCGATGAAATTGCCCGGCGGGTCATGAGTGACGAAGAAAAAGCAGAGGAGGACATCCTGGAGGAGGAATAA
- a CDS encoding lysozyme has protein sequence MGNRAKLSAAVLGLVLAGASAPTILDQFLNEKEGNRLIAYKDSGGIWTICRGSTMVDGKKVVQGMKLTQAKCDQVNAIERDNALNWVERNIKVPLTEPQKAGIASFCPYNIGPGKCFPSTFYRRINAGDRKGACEAIRWWIKDGGRDCRLTKGQKNGCYGQVERRDQESALVCWGLDQ, from the coding sequence ATGGGGAACCGGGCAAAGTTGAGCGCGGCTGTTCTGGGGTTGGTGCTTGCTGGCGCATCTGCACCGACAATCCTCGATCAGTTCCTGAATGAGAAAGAGGGGAACAGGCTCATTGCATACAAAGACAGCGGAGGCATCTGGACTATTTGCCGCGGCTCCACAATGGTTGACGGCAAGAAAGTGGTGCAGGGTATGAAACTGACGCAGGCGAAATGCGATCAGGTAAACGCCATCGAACGAGATAATGCGCTGAATTGGGTAGAGCGCAATATTAAGGTGCCACTGACCGAACCTCAGAAAGCGGGTATTGCTTCGTTCTGCCCGTACAATATTGGCCCTGGTAAATGTTTCCCCTCGACGTTCTACAGGCGTATCAATGCTGGTGACCGGAAAGGGGCCTGTGAAGCTATCCGCTGGTGGATTAAAGATGGTGGCCGCGATTGCCGCCTGACCAAAGGCCAGAAGAATGGTTGCTATGGGCAGGTCGAGCGGCGCGATCAGGAAAGTGCGTTGGTGTGCTGGGGGCTGGACCAATGA
- a CDS encoding MBL fold metallo-hydrolase, with amino-acid sequence MSTVQQFACETVIFGKGIGESIAVRLGLEEWMIIDSCLNDDKKPAALDYLLSRGIDPKEVKLIIISHFHDDHIKGIYDIIQNCSESKVVISAALNTQEFRSYIAALSKNGEEMAKTKEINKVMSLFPALHKDDRLVHAKKDCTLYRSHASVQVYSLSPSDVDITNSNLDFANSTKISSNFSEIATSAKLVNPNHYCVVTRVFSPTSTNNEILLGADLEVSKNSGWDSVCNAISRPEPNLAGLFKLPHHGSRTGYHEDTWEKLIRERPISVMTTYDKSALPRQDMIDLYKSKSSALYCTSLPKSNDDQDKTSSKTSEALKILKKMNSSVSFSNRNNKFGIVAINNCLTPSPVVEVKFAAVAL; translated from the coding sequence GTGTCCACGGTTCAACAGTTTGCATGTGAAACAGTTATTTTTGGTAAAGGGATAGGTGAATCAATCGCAGTTCGCCTAGGTTTAGAAGAATGGATGATAATTGACTCATGTTTGAATGACGATAAAAAACCGGCTGCTCTCGATTATTTACTTTCTCGCGGCATAGATCCTAAAGAAGTGAAACTAATAATTATTAGTCATTTTCACGACGATCACATCAAAGGCATCTATGACATTATCCAAAACTGTTCTGAATCTAAAGTAGTTATTAGTGCTGCTTTAAATACCCAAGAGTTTCGAAGCTATATAGCAGCTTTAAGTAAAAATGGCGAGGAAATGGCTAAAACAAAAGAGATTAATAAGGTAATGTCTCTTTTCCCAGCTTTGCATAAGGATGATCGATTAGTTCACGCGAAAAAAGATTGCACTCTTTATCGTAGTCATGCCAGTGTCCAAGTCTATTCACTCTCACCGAGTGATGTAGATATAACAAATTCGAATCTTGATTTTGCGAATTCAACCAAAATATCATCTAACTTCAGCGAAATTGCCACTTCGGCGAAGTTGGTAAACCCAAATCATTATTGTGTTGTAACAAGAGTATTCTCCCCGACCTCAACTAATAATGAGATTCTATTGGGTGCAGACCTTGAAGTGAGCAAAAACTCTGGATGGGATTCAGTTTGTAATGCAATTAGCAGACCTGAGCCAAACTTAGCTGGTCTATTCAAATTACCTCACCATGGGTCTAGAACTGGTTACCATGAAGATACGTGGGAGAAACTAATCAGAGAAAGACCTATATCTGTTATGACTACATACGATAAATCTGCTCTCCCACGACAAGATATGATCGATCTATATAAGTCTAAATCGTCTGCATTGTATTGCACTTCGTTGCCTAAAAGTAATGATGACCAAGATAAAACTTCATCAAAAACCTCAGAGGCATTGAAAATCCTAAAAAAAATGAATAGCTCAGTGTCTTTTTCCAACCGCAACAACAAGTTTGGGATAGTAGCTATAAACAATTGTCTGACCCCAAGCCCAGTTGTAGAAGTTAAGTTCGCAGCAGTAGCTTTATAG
- a CDS encoding antiterminator Q family protein: MRDMYEVMDRWGAWAAADSSGVDWQPIAAGFKGLLPHGKKTRIQCDDDEGIRIDGCVARLRKFMASEHELVIAHFVIGISLRAIAKKRKCSDGTIRKELQTALGFIEGTYSMLKELGA, from the coding sequence ATGCGTGATATGTATGAGGTAATGGACCGCTGGGGGGCCTGGGCTGCAGCTGATAGCAGTGGAGTAGACTGGCAACCAATAGCTGCCGGGTTTAAGGGGCTGCTACCTCATGGTAAAAAAACTCGAATTCAGTGTGATGATGATGAGGGGATTAGAATCGACGGGTGTGTTGCGCGGCTTCGCAAATTTATGGCTTCTGAACACGAACTGGTGATCGCTCACTTTGTGATTGGTATCTCTCTGAGAGCGATTGCGAAGAAACGGAAATGCTCGGATGGCACGATCCGGAAAGAACTACAAACAGCCCTTGGGTTCATAGAAGGCACATATTCTATGCTTAAAGAGCTAGGGGCGTAA
- a CDS encoding RusA family crossover junction endodeoxyribonuclease: MPKYIITPVGKPRMTRADKWKQRPPVMRYRMFCDEVRLHGIQVPENGAHITFVLPMPQSWSKKKRASMDGQPHQQKPDLDNLTKSLLDALFEDDSHIWDARTSKVWGETGMIIIENIGEKNA, translated from the coding sequence ATGCCTAAATACATCATCACCCCTGTAGGAAAACCCCGCATGACCCGCGCTGATAAGTGGAAGCAGCGCCCGCCGGTGATGCGCTATCGCATGTTTTGCGATGAAGTCCGCCTTCATGGAATCCAGGTGCCGGAGAACGGCGCCCATATCACCTTCGTTTTACCGATGCCGCAGAGCTGGAGCAAGAAAAAGCGAGCGTCTATGGACGGCCAGCCCCACCAGCAAAAGCCCGATCTGGACAACTTAACAAAATCTCTGTTGGACGCCTTGTTTGAGGATGACTCCCACATTTGGGACGCCCGGACATCAAAAGTATGGGGCGAAACCGGAATGATAATTATCGAAAATATTGGAGAGAAAAATGCGTGA
- a CDS encoding Ref family recombination enhancement nuclease gives MKKADSLHLSRVAALGCIVCRNQNLGETPAEIHHIRTGQGTSQRADHRKSIPLCHMHHRNGGYGVAIHAGRRTWEMKHGTEAELLVQVLYLLGEGAHA, from the coding sequence ATGAAGAAAGCAGATAGCCTCCATCTTTCGCGTGTGGCCGCACTGGGCTGCATCGTGTGCAGAAACCAGAACCTGGGCGAGACGCCCGCGGAAATTCACCATATCCGAACCGGGCAGGGCACAAGCCAGCGCGCTGACCATCGAAAATCAATTCCCCTGTGTCATATGCATCATCGCAACGGCGGTTATGGTGTGGCGATTCATGCTGGCCGCCGCACCTGGGAAATGAAGCACGGCACAGAAGCTGAGCTGCTGGTGCAGGTGCTCTATCTGCTGGGCGAGGGCGCCCATGCCTAA
- a CDS encoding SMEK domain-containing protein, whose translation MLERKKQNEQLTLALAKLSTHISFNSKQSMFDNNRVMETILPTLLNQLYGYALMDLNTIKHNHPAIDLGDAFKRLAVQITSDGSKDKMVTTLDKFKAHGLDKNYDTIWFLIISNAQKCEFTRKGFNISVKNLADIAQDICQLPKERFEPIFAFCKNQFKDYFQENSVSVLAPAVVSSSNPAETITNFLTANDLVDLSPWQTNATHEDIRNDLIDLKQRLSELNDDQRWFIYQVMKWSIEHQNMPEYCMVPLSVIKSGKNRADQEVVRTTVESLESIKMAYYVEESYELKTNAFSVHFVNNEHIEEFDYFSAIATFLKKTEQKDLLDRIVVHCDFSVID comes from the coding sequence ATGCTAGAACGTAAAAAACAAAACGAACAATTGACTCTCGCCTTAGCGAAGTTGAGCACACATATTTCTTTTAATTCTAAACAATCTATGTTTGACAATAACAGGGTGATGGAGACGATTCTTCCAACCTTACTAAACCAGTTATATGGCTATGCACTGATGGATCTAAATACGATTAAGCATAACCATCCTGCAATAGATTTGGGGGATGCTTTCAAACGTCTAGCAGTACAAATTACATCTGATGGTAGCAAGGATAAGATGGTTACCACATTGGATAAATTCAAAGCGCATGGCCTAGATAAAAATTACGACACGATTTGGTTTTTAATCATTTCAAATGCGCAAAAATGTGAGTTTACACGCAAGGGATTTAATATCAGTGTTAAGAATCTCGCTGATATTGCCCAAGACATTTGCCAGTTGCCGAAGGAGCGATTTGAACCGATTTTTGCTTTCTGCAAAAACCAATTCAAAGACTATTTCCAAGAAAATAGTGTAAGTGTACTAGCTCCAGCTGTAGTTTCTTCCAGTAATCCAGCAGAGACCATAACTAACTTTTTAACTGCAAACGATCTGGTTGACTTGTCACCATGGCAAACAAATGCAACTCACGAAGATATACGCAATGACTTAATAGACTTGAAACAGCGACTATCAGAGTTGAACGACGATCAGCGTTGGTTTATCTACCAAGTTATGAAATGGTCTATTGAGCATCAGAACATGCCTGAATACTGTATGGTTCCTCTTTCTGTTATTAAATCAGGAAAAAATAGGGCCGACCAGGAAGTTGTGCGAACTACAGTCGAATCTCTTGAAAGTATCAAGATGGCGTACTACGTTGAAGAAAGCTATGAATTAAAAACGAATGCCTTTTCAGTGCATTTTGTAAATAATGAACATATAGAAGAATTCGATTACTTTTCGGCAATTGCGACGTTCTTGAAAAAAACAGAGCAGAAAGATCTTCTTGACCGTATAGTTGTCCATTGCGACTTCTCAGTTATCGACTAA
- a CDS encoding DUF1627 domain-containing protein yields MESVIDALKAMGKATYLDVAARLDIEPVEALKMLREQKEEGLCDFCDGSWSVGTAKEHTPKRIRPKQPSPLVERVLSAMQGQGAMTANQVAEKLGKGSRALNASLGAMCKDGLVLRHVDGKNITWSLAGEAAIQPEQHEPAAAEAKAAPAQESKKLEEIIGDIPAFASRPDDLIIPSSRYISTEIRRTKAKLANLQRLQGAVRELRRHKHLLQGLRND; encoded by the coding sequence ATGGAATCAGTAATCGACGCACTGAAAGCAATGGGTAAAGCAACCTACCTCGATGTAGCAGCCCGCCTGGATATCGAGCCCGTAGAGGCACTGAAAATGCTTCGCGAGCAGAAGGAAGAGGGGTTGTGCGATTTCTGCGATGGATCATGGTCGGTGGGTACCGCGAAAGAGCATACGCCGAAGCGTATCAGACCCAAGCAGCCATCGCCGCTTGTGGAAAGGGTGCTGTCAGCAATGCAGGGCCAGGGAGCCATGACCGCTAATCAGGTCGCAGAAAAGCTGGGTAAAGGTTCGCGAGCCCTGAATGCATCGCTGGGTGCAATGTGCAAGGACGGTCTGGTTCTGCGCCATGTGGACGGTAAAAACATCACCTGGAGCCTGGCGGGTGAAGCGGCAATACAGCCAGAGCAGCATGAGCCCGCAGCAGCGGAAGCCAAGGCCGCACCGGCTCAGGAAAGCAAAAAGCTGGAGGAAATTATTGGAGATATCCCTGCTTTCGCCAGCCGTCCGGATGATCTGATTATTCCATCATCGCGCTATATCTCGACTGAAATCCGACGCACGAAAGCGAAGCTGGCTAACCTGCAGCGTCTGCAAGGAGCCGTTCGCGAGCTGCGCCGCCACAAACATCTGCTGCAGGGGCTGAGAAATGACTGA
- a CDS encoding ATP-binding protein: MQNAGSILDRLRRVIPAGIEPKFKNAAELMAWQREEGQKRAAEIDKINQQARAEKIFGRSGIQNLHRSCSFANYTVEGDGQRHALSMAKSYAQNFGTGFASFVFTGKPGTGKNHLSAAIGNYLLKQGRTVLIVTVPDLTLRARACYDEGQSEAALLDDLCKVDLLVLDEVGIQRDSRGEKVLLNQIIDRRLAAMRPVGVLTNLNYDALVETLGERVVDRLRMDNGIWVNFDWESYRGNVSHLRSVK; encoded by the coding sequence ATGCAAAACGCAGGTTCGATTCTCGATCGCCTTCGCCGTGTGATTCCGGCAGGCATTGAACCCAAATTCAAAAACGCAGCTGAGCTGATGGCCTGGCAGCGCGAAGAAGGGCAAAAGCGCGCAGCGGAGATCGACAAGATCAACCAGCAGGCGCGGGCAGAGAAAATTTTCGGGCGATCCGGAATCCAGAACCTGCACCGTAGCTGCAGCTTCGCGAATTACACGGTCGAGGGCGACGGCCAGCGGCATGCTCTGAGTATGGCAAAGAGCTATGCGCAAAATTTTGGTACCGGGTTCGCCAGTTTCGTTTTCACCGGAAAGCCTGGTACCGGGAAAAACCACCTTTCAGCGGCGATCGGAAATTATCTGCTGAAACAGGGCCGAACGGTTTTGATTGTGACGGTGCCGGATCTGACCCTGCGCGCCCGGGCCTGCTACGACGAAGGGCAGTCTGAAGCCGCGCTGCTGGACGACCTCTGCAAAGTGGATCTGCTGGTGCTCGACGAAGTCGGCATTCAGCGCGACAGCCGCGGTGAGAAAGTTTTATTGAACCAGATTATAGATCGCCGCCTGGCCGCAATGCGCCCGGTTGGCGTTCTGACCAACCTGAATTACGACGCGCTGGTAGAAACCCTGGGTGAAAGGGTTGTTGATCGCCTGCGTATGGATAACGGCATTTGGGTGAACTTTGACTGGGAGAGCTATCGCGGAAACGTTAGCCACCTGAGATCTGTTAAGTGA
- a CDS encoding helix-turn-helix domain-containing protein: MSMELMVQAMKVKVGNPLRKLVLLKLADNASDQGECWPSYQHIADQCEISRRSVMNHVAALCESGLMRKETRSGPKGNGSNFYRLTLSGANTSARVVQDIHQDGEANSPWAGAGNSPDGAARSPGDSEGDSPRISHSSEPVKEPENNSRPDASQSDGKISKAEFINRHPEAVVCCPAKRQWGSQEDLTCAQWIWKRVLKLYEEAATFDGEIVRPKEPNWTVWANDVRLMRTIDGRSHKQICEMFKRVQSDTFWVRQVKCPAKLREKWDDLIIRLSAPGTGHHQAGGRDINQISRPDNTVPPGFRG; encoded by the coding sequence ATGAGCATGGAACTGATGGTTCAGGCGATGAAGGTCAAGGTAGGAAACCCGCTTCGTAAGCTGGTCCTGCTTAAGCTGGCCGATAACGCAAGTGACCAGGGCGAATGCTGGCCGAGCTATCAGCATATCGCTGATCAGTGTGAGATTAGCCGTCGTTCTGTCATGAATCATGTTGCCGCGCTTTGCGAGTCTGGACTGATGCGAAAAGAGACCAGATCGGGGCCGAAAGGCAATGGCAGCAATTTCTACCGACTAACCCTGAGCGGTGCAAATACCAGTGCGAGGGTAGTGCAGGATATTCACCAGGATGGTGAAGCAAATTCACCATGGGCTGGTGCAGGAAATTCACCAGATGGTGCAGCTCGTTCACCAGGGGATAGTGAAGGAGATTCACCCAGAATCAGTCACTCTTCTGAACCAGTCAAAGAACCAGAAAATAATTCTCGTCCGGATGCTTCGCAGTCCGACGGGAAGATATCAAAAGCAGAATTTATAAATCGTCACCCGGAAGCAGTGGTTTGTTGCCCTGCGAAACGCCAGTGGGGTAGCCAGGAAGATTTGACCTGTGCGCAATGGATTTGGAAGCGCGTGCTGAAACTCTACGAGGAGGCCGCAACCTTTGACGGAGAGATCGTTCGTCCGAAAGAGCCGAATTGGACGGTCTGGGCGAATGACGTTCGTCTGATGCGCACCATTGATGGCCGTAGCCACAAGCAAATTTGTGAAATGTTCAAGCGCGTTCAGAGCGATACGTTTTGGGTTCGCCAGGTTAAATGCCCGGCCAAACTCCGCGAAAAATGGGATGACCTGATTATCCGCCTGTCGGCACCGGGCACAGGGCATCACCAGGCTGGTGGACGGGATATCAATCAGATCTCCCGTCCAGATAACACTGTTCCGCCAGGATTCAGGGGGTAA
- a CDS encoding toxin YdaT family protein, translating to MEIKKIACELESWAQEKGWKTVTQLITLHHFGDLLQSLDDVSDPDEYARRLHNNKQIIQRAFRNDTPNYLKQAEALSYAIRTAIDNELAQKECMHYRAARVNKECIEATNAVFTGKPQPVIRRETLEAIDALAQMVGVKVKLVSACSNVA from the coding sequence ATGGAAATCAAAAAAATTGCATGTGAGCTTGAGTCCTGGGCGCAGGAAAAGGGATGGAAGACGGTGACGCAGCTGATAACCCTGCATCACTTTGGCGATCTGCTTCAGTCACTGGATGACGTTTCGGATCCGGACGAGTACGCGCGCCGGCTGCACAACAACAAGCAGATTATTCAGCGTGCGTTCCGCAACGATACACCTAACTACCTGAAACAGGCGGAAGCGCTGAGCTATGCCATTCGTACCGCTATTGATAACGAACTGGCGCAGAAGGAATGCATGCACTACCGGGCGGCCAGGGTTAACAAAGAGTGTATCGAAGCCACCAATGCGGTCTTCACAGGCAAGCCGCAACCGGTAATCCGCCGCGAGACTCTGGAAGCTATCGACGCGCTGGCGCAGATGGTCGGCGTCAAAGTGAAGCTGGTTTCAGCTTGTTCAAACGTAGCCTAG
- a CDS encoding transcriptional regulator, protein MQLNDFLKAGGPKIRKELEQHLGISKSYLSQLATGRAAISPSRCIVIEAFTNGEVSRSDLRPGDWAEIWPDYEPKNSTTKQKDTD, encoded by the coding sequence ATGCAACTCAATGACTTTTTAAAAGCTGGTGGGCCAAAGATCCGCAAGGAGCTGGAGCAACACCTCGGGATATCGAAATCTTACCTCTCCCAACTTGCAACGGGGCGGGCTGCTATTTCGCCAAGCCGCTGCATCGTTATCGAGGCTTTCACCAATGGAGAGGTTTCTCGTTCTGATTTGCGTCCAGGCGATTGGGCCGAAATTTGGCCTGACTACGAGCCAAAAAATAGCACGACAAAGCAGAAGGATACTGACTGA